The DNA segment GTGTACAGTTACATAACTCTTTTGAGTTTTGCTATAAAGAGCAAAGGGGATGAGTGTGGGTCAAACAGGATTTTAACATGGAACAAATAATAGTACATTCAAAGGCTGACGGGAGTGATCTAGCAGAGAGGTAAGTTAATGAACAGAAGGAAGAATGGCTAGATCTGGGCCCTTTGAACAGTGATGGAATCTAGTACACAAGTGTTAGAGCTTGCCTGAAGAAGGGCCAGGACAATCTGTCCATACAACCAAAGGAAAGACTGAGCATACAAGCAGAGATGCATGTAGGTAAGTAGAGATGCCATCAGGCAGGAGCCTGTGGAAATTtccttgtttctattttcttagcctgggtgggggaggccgcaaacagagaagggggaaagaatTAACATTTAAGTGTTCTCGGGGAAAGTCAAGGAGTAAAtacatcaaagagaaaaatgaagcaggattGTCAGACGGTACTAAGGTCTATCTAAGGTCACGACTTTAAACACAGACACGGAGTCAGCGTGTCCAGTTGCACAAGTGCACATGTGCAAATAAGGGGGCAGACTGAACTTGACCAAAAATGGAGGTTAGCCAGGCAAGTAAAATGAAGCAAGAGATGCGGCAGGGCAATTTGCCATATAGCCAAGTGAATGGAACAGCCCACTGAATGGAAGCTAATGAAGACCAGAAGGTGGGAACTTTAAAACAGGGAGGAGGCTCAATGAACTGTAAGTCACACAGTACTGTATCTGCTTACTCTGTTCTTAACATCTACAGATCTAGCTCCTCTCCTAAACTAAGGTCCTCACAGTGCGAAGTGTCTTGTCTTCTCGTCCTTAGTACCCTAGCAGATAAGCTTGTtttctgaatgaatggatggatggatgctgaCCCATGGTTTGAAGGAAattccccaccccagacctaggATATATAATGTTCCTCCTTCCTTACTGTTAAGAGTTCAAGTAAAAAGTTGCAATGCTTCACCAAAACCTATGGTATAAACAAATCCTTTGGTCCTAAAAGCCAGCAAGTTATTGGGAACCCACCTCTTCCCgagtagcttaaaaaaaaaaaaaaaaaaaaaaatcccgtggAATAAGATGAATTCCTACAATGTTGTGTCCAAGAAGTGAACCCTGAAATGTACCAGATGTATCCCAACTGCAGTTAAGTTCGCCGTATTGAACACCTGGGTGGCATGAAATCtttgaacttcccagcctctaaTTATTTCACCTCCTTGCAGTAATTAGCAGGATCCAAAACAGACCTTGAGAATACTAAGTTTTCTAAGGAGACATAAATGAAATTCAACCTGGGGTGGAGAACAATACACAGACAAAGAGcatgtaaaatatgttttattgttctttaaaagGGTTCAGGGTTTGGTTTTAAATCAGGCTGCACACCTTTCATCAGTCTGACATCTCTCTCACCATGTCAAACTGGCTTCAGCTAGCAAGACTTCattaaatccaaaagaaaaaaaaaacttttaattttgaggaagaaaatccAGTTCTGAGAACAATTAACATTAgtatgtaatttaaaacaaaatgagggaTAATGTTTCTTGTCGCTTTATACACCCTTCTCCTCATACAGAACCAGGAATGTAATTTTCCTAACTCAGGCAGGCACTGATACTGCTGGAcactgcacacacatatacacccgacacatgcgcgcgcgcgcacacacacacacacactccccacaaacaacaaaaatcagaGCATGTCAAAGGGAAAAAGTTTGTTATTGTATTGATCAAAACCCTTGGAGTCAACAGACAGTCTGAGTTTAGATGGTATGCTGTTTTGATCTTGAACCTACGTTAATGGAATCTATTGTAATGttctgaaataaagaattttggAGAGTACCatcatttttcactttaaaattctagaaacaatttcaaaaagcattattttgttttgttttcagggatgggggaggagagaacCTACATACTTTCATTTAGTTAAAAATCAGAACAACTCCGGCACAGGAAATAGGCAGTTCACATAGCCAGCCAACGTCTGAGGTATCATCAGTGTGAGACAAGGTCCCGGTCCATTCCTACTGGCCTAGCTGATCctaaaaaaaatgggaagtttATGGCTCTGCATAGCAAATTCCAGCAAGACAAGATGACCCTAAGCCTTTATTCAAATCCTTAGCAGCAGAGCACTATTAAGTAATGTTCAGATGAAGGGTGCAAGAGCCCCGGATGGTGTCCTTCAACTTGCTTTGTGAGTGCAGCCCGGTCACGACTGCTTTCTGCAGAAGAGCAGAAAAACAGCTTCTCTAGATCAGCACAATGAACCCAGCAAAGAATCTGTAAAACTGATACTACACCACTTCATCAACAACACAGTCCCTTTGCTATTCACTGGGTTGCTTTAGGTCTCTCTGCCACCCTGGATGGCCTGTGGACACATACTCACTAGGCATTGTTGGTTTTGaaccagcaatttttttttaatctcataaaGAACCTAGTAAGAAAATAACAAGGCAATCAGTGGTTAAACTTAACTGTACATAGAGGGGGCAGTTTGGAAAATATGCATCACAGGCATTTCTCGAGTCCAAAATACCCCATCTTTGCTGTTAACTCCTTCCACCATTCTCAAAAATTCATAGTACGAGTAAATCCTGAATAAAAACTTCAAACTATCGGCATTCTCTGATAACATGAGACAGAAAGAGTAATGCTACGACCCACAATTTTCGGTGATGTACAAAGTATGCTAACCCTCCGCCTGGACACACCTTTAGTGATGGCCTGGAGCGCTCCCCTTCAGAAAGCAAAAGTTTCTGGGATACCTACTTAGCTTCATTggttggaaaagagaagaattcGACTCTCAGCTAAGTTCTCTGAGAAGaaagactctttttaaaatgccatttcccCACTAATTTACCAAAACAAAAGGCTCTTCGCTACGTTGCCTAATGTTGAATAGggttttcaagaaaagaaattaacatgAACACCCCATCATCAGTAAAGACTAAAAACCACCTggatcatataatatatatgccactgctttttgtgtgtgtgtgtgtgtgtttgtgtgtgtgtgtgtgtgtgtgttttgtttctttttttttgttggttttttgtttgtttgttttttctaaaagtGCCCAGGTGGGCTTAAGGCTGCCAGACTGCACACACGTCTACAGCAACAAGGGCTTCTCCTATTCCATCTACAACTTgtatcgggggtggggggtgggggggatggggaaagaagagaagagaaaaatatacgcccaccaccaccaaaaagaaaaagaaagaaagaaagtcccaCAACAGGGAGACCTATGTGCCAAGCATAATGGAAAAGTGTGCTCCCCAAACAGATGGTTCTGCACAGGCTAATGTTCTGCTGGTTTTCCTTAGAGACCtagtttgaaaagttaaaaaagacaGGGGATTTTGATATAATTCAATTCTGACAGAAATTCAAACTCCAACAATTAGGAGCAAACTCATCCTTCACTGAATtaatcccttttttctttctctttttcttttcttaaacattttattcatgttatagagggatttcttttttgcttttttccaatCATTAGGAGAGTGGTTGAGGAGTACTGAATCCATCGCTACTTTGGTGACACAGTTAAGATTCCAGATTCACATTTCCAGGTACCAAGAGTTCCCTCTAAATGCACAATCAAGTCAGCCTTCGTTTACACTTCTTTCTACTGAACACAGCAGTGCCCATTGGTGTCTCTGACACGCAATCGCATCTTAGGTCGGTATTTCTCCAGGTAAAGCAGCTGTTTGGAATTGAATGCTCcccttctttttctgaaaatacaaGAATGACAAACTTTATCATGTAAAAAAGCTATCTGATTCACTGAAATGCATTATTTATGGCCTAAGGCTTTTCTAACTTCACGCTGTGAAAACCAGCATATTCCTTGTACAGTATCACTTCTTAATAGAAGGGGCTGATGAATGACCAAGTATTAAATGAAGCAGCAGGCACAGATGGCATTCCTTGAAATATGCCACCTTCCTAGAGCTGCTACCATACATTTCATGACCTCTTGTcacagtcttttcttttctttttctttttcttttttttttttttaaagaaaaggctgAAAGGGAAAGGACAAGATATTAACTGCCAAAGAATTCTGGACAACAAAATAACATGGCCCATTATTCCAGACTGATGCCAAGATTCTGTCTGGGCACTACCATCCCGATTTTGTGCCTGAACAGGTCACTTAAGATTCTTAAGTGATTAACTGCTCCTCTATAgattcttccttgcctcttggTCATAGTTGCACTTGGAAGGTGTTTTGGACATCCACTAAAAGAGTCACTCGATCTCTGAGGCTCTACTACCTATTCATTTTAAAGATTCCTAGATATTCAAGTCATATTGGACAGATTCTTTAGCGTCCAAATTTGCCACCtaacttaaaaaatctttaaatgtggGAGCCAACAGTACTATTACAAGTTTATCACTTTTGATTTCTTCGatcaaacaatattttaaacCAACAAGTTACTCCATACTACAAAAGGGTACTTTCTGTAATTCCTTCTTCTTGTATGGTCTTGCTTTATGTGTTTCTGAACATAAAACTTCCTACTCACTGTCTTATAAACTGAACTGCATCTTCATACTTCATTCCACATTCAATCAAAGCAAGTGCAACCAGCACGGGTGCCCTATAGAGAGAAACGCATCTGTAAATATCCACAAGTCTTTGGAAtcgaaggattttttttttaacccaggaTTACATATTACCAAAACAACACGAAGTTTGAGCTTCCCTTTTTTTCCGTGTACTAAAATAGCTGCTATTTTCCTTATACAAATGTCTGTATCATGATAAGGTCTATGGTGTTACCCACTTTTAGTAaagcactaaattctacacctcgTTAAGAGATCTTTATTTAAAGCACCATCACATTAGATCTCAAATTTTCACATTATATGTCATCAAAAATTCTTCATTGGCCTTTAACCAGTACTGTAGCAAAATAAGTGAACAAGTGTGTCATCCATACTAAGCATCTCAGAATTTTCATTACAAatccattttaatataatttcctcAACAAATACTAAAAAGGTGCTACATTTCTTCAACAAAATCCTTTCTGTGAGCTACGAGAGTGTCAGAAAATTGGTATTtacaaacagtttttttttttttttttaacatctaacaAGGGACGTTGAGGCCTGAGCAGGTCCCAACCTGTCCTTGGTTTGGAGATGCTATCTGCCTCATAAAGCAAAGGAGAGGGTTAGTCTTCTGGGAAGACAAAGTTGTCTCCTCTGAAAAAGCCTCCTACATAGTTGGATTTGGCATCTTCCAGGAATGGGAAGGCAGGGATTGGGGCCTAGGGAGTCTGTGTTTTCAgctgagggagagacagaagactGGATCCTGATCAGAGAGTCCAGAGTGAGATATAGTTACCTCCAGGACTCGTTACTGTGAACCCAGCTTGGGCTTCATGACAGTCACAGAAGCAGACtccttaacaataaaataatacacacaaaaaaaatctaacaagGGAAATGATGTTTGAAAATGTCTACTACCTGGGAccgcaagctggtacagccactcgggaaaacagcatggaggttcctcaaaaaactaaaaatagaactaccctacaacccagcaattgcactactaggcatttatccacgggatacaggtgtgctgtttcgaagggacacatgcaccccctaTGTTTATAGgcgcactatcaacaatagccaaagtatggaaagagcccaaatgtccatcgatggatgaatggataaagaagatgtggtatatatagacaatggagtattactcagcaatcaaaaagaatgaaatcttgccatttgcaactacgtggatggaactggagggtattatgctaagtgaaattagtcagggaaagacaaatatcatatgactccactcatgaagactttaagagacaaaagagatgaacataaggcaagggaaacaaaaataatataaaaacagggagggggacaaaacagaagagactcataaatatggagaacaaacaaagggttactggaggggcgtggggggggctaaatgggtaaggggcactaaggaaatctactcctgaaatcactgttgcactatatgctaactaatgtggatgtagatttgaaaaaataaaattaaaaaaaaattaaaaactatatatatacaaaattgcaacaagaaaaaaaaatctactaccTGGCACCAACTTTGGACTACCTGCTAGAATAGGTACTAGTTACAAAACTGCCAAGTCCAGTTAGAACACTACCTTCACCCTCAGAATAAAGACTGAAGCTTCTGACCCTGAAGAataaactgtaagacactgatatgaaaaaaaaggaaaacagcaaacaaaagggCTAAGCAGAGGTAACAGCCTGAGTCACCACCACCTTGAGGCAAGAGCAGCCTGCACTAATGTTCTGAGTCAAAGTGCACGTCATAAACTGGCATTTAATCTGCTGCCGATGAGAGTGTTGCAGCACCATTCCACACAGTGCTCCAGGAAAAAGGCTTTGAAATCAACatcatttttcattctctctaCATCTCCTTTCAGGAGTTTGAGGTTCAGCCATCTTCTCTCCACCTATTAACTTCCCATTCATCTCAATCCAAAATTAACCCCATAGAGATTCttcaaaatctaaaattattttcattttgttgcctaTTTCAAAGACCTAAGCCTTTGAGTATGTGaaataagggggcgcctgggtggctcagtcagttaggcgtccgacttcagctcaggtcatcatctcacggtccatgagttcgagcccagcatcaggctctgtgctggcagctcatggagcctgcttcagattctgtgtctccctctctctctgctactcaccactcacactctctcaaaaatgaataaatatttttttaaaaattgaatatgtgaaataaggagaaggaaaaaaaatactgaattaagaccatattttttttttaaattttttttttaacgtttatttatttttgggacagagagagacagagcatgaacggggggggggggggaggggcagagagagagggagacacagaattggaaacaggctccaggctctgagccatcagcgcagagcctgacgcggggctcgaactcacggaccgcgagatcgtgacctgagctgaagttggacgcttaaccgactgcgccacccaggagccccaagaccatattttttttaactcaaataaGATAATTACATTGAATCAGTTTCAAAACAATTTCTGAGTGATCATCTACTAAACCTATTATGGCATTAGAATCAGACAACCAATGAAACACAAAAAGCTGTCTCAAGAAATCTACACCAGTTTTtactctcatttccttttctttcaggcAATTTAATATTTAGTGTCATAAATACAAATTTCTACCAAAGTGAAGTTTTTGATAATGAATTCACAGACAAAAAAGGAAGAGCTTACCTTCCCAGTCCTGCAACACAATGCACTGCAACACAGCAACCTGGCTCTTCACGAAATTTGGTTTTTAACAGGTTCAGCCAATCGTCTACTATCTGATTAGGGGGTGGTGCTCCATCATCAAATGGCCAATCCTGGAAAGGAAAGATCTTTTACATTAAATTGTTATTTTCTCCAGGATAATATCTAATGCAGAATAGCTGCATAGTACACAGCGGGGATTTAAGTGAACTAACTGTACTTTATATACCTATTCTTAATACTGCAATTCTGATCACTATTGAAAAATGGTCCAAGACCAAAATTCCTTCTCAAATACATGAAGTCAGCACTGTAAACATCTAATTTTATCTTATGGAGATCTTTTATCAGAGTGATGAGAAACCAgtattcctcaaatattttatctGAATAAAGCAGTAATTAGACATAatagagaaaactataaaaccgAGACAAAGTAAGAGAGGATAAACACCTGTCAGTATGATGTAAATGTCCACTCTGGCAAAGAATACCATCTGACCTGTACAAATATTTTGAGGATTATCCCCTCAAATAGCTCTAAGTTATGATGTCTTTCCTTTAGAGGAAGACTCTCAAGAAATCACCAGTAGTTGGCATATCGTAACAGAAATATACTACCATCTTTgtgcttatatatttaaaaaaaaaaaaaaagccaagtagcaaatatttttaaaagttctgccTAAATTATACATATCCCATTTAAAAAGCACAGTACCAGATGATAGGGTCCTGAGCAAATGGAGAACTTTTTCTTAAGTATCCCTTTCTCTTTATATTCACCAATTTgtgcatttttggttttttgttttttaagtaatctctacacccaaagtgagCTGAAACTCACAATctcaagatcaagaattgcatgctctactgactgaggcagccaggtgcctcttAGGTTGCTTTTTAATTAAGACCAACCCCATGTGCATTTATCATATAGGCAGAGGTTTATCTTCCTTTCTACCTAGCAAAAGACCTAAGAAACCAACATAAATCAGCTttaaagaaagaggggaggggagccagggtggttcagctggttaagtgtccaactcttgatttcggctcaagtcgtgatctcgaGGTACATGAGACCAAGCCCAGCAATGGGCTCTGCTtggacagcgaggagcctgcttggaattctctctctctctgcctctgtccagTTCACGTGCAtggtgcacactctctctctcaaaataaataaactttattaaaaaagaaaaaaaaggggggaagggaaTTCACATTTTGCAGTCTCTCTCTTCCATCTAGCTTCAAGGacagaaatgcaaaaacactgggaattttttttaaacataagattATCCTAATGAGATTGGATAAGGACACTTTAAgacattagagaaagaaaaagagaaaagtgacaaAACACTAAATTGATTCTACACTCATGGGCACCACTAGAACATTTCATGTAGCCCATTAGCAATGACAACACATTATGTTTGATTTGTCAACTACACCCCATTATTAAATGGCTGTCAGTGTTGCCATTAAAAATGTCACCATAGAGTTTAACTGTAAATAGCAGTAAAACAAGTTAGTGCCTTAGCTGAGAGCTTATTTCCTCTAATACTTCCTAAAATGTGCCTAGTTAAGGAACAGTAATATGAAATATGCTTCACTTACTCATATAAGCAGTCTCTaccaaaaaaatcattaaaataatttagaatggtCTGAACTTCAAACTGATGGACATAAATGAAACTACCATTATTAGTCTTTTCCAATATGCCTCTGATTTGTAAGAACATTAGTCAAAGGATTTGAAAAGTCTTATTTTGGGGATATGCCCTTATAAAGTGTTCCAAACTCTCCTCACCTACCAAAAGTAGATTAACGATTCACTTAAAATCTCTgtctgggaaaaggaaagaaattccaaGCTTAATTCtaaatgttctgtttttttataaGCTTAAATTAGACCTTTAATTTTATCTGATCACAGctatttgaaacaaaaacaaaacaatagccTAGATTTAAGGGCCTAACATAAATCCCAGCCCTACCATTATCTTCTACAAACTAGTTCAAGTTCTTtagttcatttctctttcataaagGTGTTTACCAACATTACTGATTCAAACAGACTATGGTCAACCCACAGTTCATTTTCTGACCCATGCCATCTGTCAAAAACGGATTTCTCATCTGGCCACTGGAGATCATACTCACAACATAGGAAAAAGAACTTGTATTCAGCctagtttcagaaaaaaaaattgtttttttaacacaGGGCTACATTTTATACAAGTTTCTACTTATTCCGCAGTGATTTACAGCCAGAGGACCTTAAAATCACTTAGAAATGGGAATGCAAGCAAATTATTACCATGCCAtactattaaaatacattttttttataacataatgcttgggggcacctgggtggctcagttggttaagcacctgaatttttatttcagctccggtcttgatctcatggtttgtgggactgagcctcaggtggggctctgtgctggcagcgtggagcctgcatgggatattctctctctctctctctctctctgcccctccccagcttgtgcgcaAGTGCACATAtacttctcccttctccctctctctcaaaataaataagcattaaaaaaacagggcgcctgcatggctcagttggttaagcgtccaacttcggctcaggtcatgatctcacagttcaggagttcgagccccacgctgggctctgtgctgacagttcagagcctggagcctgcttcagattctgtgtctccgtctctgtctgcccctcctccacttgcactctgtctttctctcaaaaataaataaacattaaaaaaaattttttaaacaaaataaaaaataaataaatgttaaaaaaaaaaaaaaaacctaatgcttggttgttttgtttttatgttttcaccAAAATGAAGGCGAGGAAACTTTACAGATCAGATATGAGACAGCTGCCTTACCAAGAaggcatttatttcctttgcaaCTGACTTTCCAACCACGGATGACCAATGCATTAAGACTACAAAAGTACCTCTCAATAAATAACCTGTACCAATAtcttctttattacttttttcctaaCCAACTACTTACAACACCACAGTGTCTTCCCACAATCAAATCAAATAGCTCTAAGACACCTAAGACTACAAGGTCATTTCATTACATGCTCTTGCAATTTAGACAACTATTTAGGGGAAAATAGCCTAATGCTCCTGTTTCTGATACATGAAATAGTGTATTTAGGGGCTAAGGAGGAACTTAAAATAATTCCAAGCACTTTATGCTCAAACTGAGCATAAATAAATCTAATCACACATGAGCTTGTTAGAAGCCCACCAAAACATGTCAGAACCTATGCTGATTACTCTAGAGCAAGatgccttctccctctcccttcttaaCCTCTTCTCCAACCTTTTTGTCCCCTATAAGTTATCCacaaaacattaaataacaaaTAGTATTTGCAAAGTGAGACAGAATACAGCTGACCCTCAAACAACATGCATTTGAACTGTACAgatccacttacatgcagatttgtTTTCAATAAACAGAGTACGGTACTTTAAcgtattttctcttattttttcttaatgaaattttcttttctctagctagctttattgtaagaatatagtacatGATacctataacatacaaaatacgtgttaatgGACTGTTGAtgttctggtcaacagtaggcttattagtaaagttttggggaagtcaaaagtcaTATGTGGATTGGTGTCTCTAACCCCAcattcaaaggtcaactgtatttccATGTGACTTAATTCCTGATGGAAATTACTTTCAGCTAGATTCACAACAGTAGCctagaaacaaaaactaaatattgCAATAATTtcctagagaaaacaaaatcaaatttccattttcttgaaataagtgtacattaaattttgcttttcatttgttgaaaatactttgCATATATAGACTTTAAGGgcacaaatgaacaaaactgccaatctaaaaagtttaaaagactgCTATCAACGTTGTACCTCCTATAAGCTTAAAAAGCATACtgaatgtccagttttcaaaacAGCTATGTTTAAAACGTACTACTAGTAGTTcgtaatgaaaaatgaaaacactacacACTCACTAGAACGTGGATTCCTTCTTTTTCAACTGGAGCTTTATCATATGTAGCATCACAAACTCGAACCAAAGTTGTCACTCCATACTTCTTAAGttcctttgaagaaaaacaaatataagggAACTTACTTTTAGAATCTGCAACCAAAACTTTAAAAGCATACAATTACGAATTGAAGCAATGAGACATCATTCTCAAAGATCAAAATCATTCTCATTGCGGCAACATACAGAATGGACACTCAAGTTCTTAACGGAAGCATCACTATGATTCACCTTTATAAAGGGCAGTTTGGTAACCTGTCACAAAACCtttgaaagcacacacacactatgaCCTAGAAATTCTACCTCTGAGAATTTATAGTAACAAAGTAATTAAATATACACCCAAGACTTAGGTACCAACACGTGCAGCATGGGCTGTTTGGAATGGTAAAAAGGTAGAAACATTAATGGTCCAAAAACAGGGGAACAGTTAAAGAAAGTATggcatggggcgcctgcgtggctcaatcagttaagcatccgactttagctcaggtcatgatctcgcggtccacgagttcgagccccgcgtcaggctctgtgctgacagctcagagcccggagcctgcttcggattctgtgtctccctctctctctgaccctccccctgttcatactctgtctctctctgtctcaaaaataaataataaaacatttaaaaaaaaaaattaaaaaaaaaaaagaaagtatggtacatccatacagaATATTGTGAcagctataaaaataatactaagaaGGCTGGGAGGATGATAAAATATAATGTGAT comes from the Acinonyx jubatus isolate Ajub_Pintada_27869175 chromosome C1, VMU_Ajub_asm_v1.0, whole genome shotgun sequence genome and includes:
- the PTP4A2 gene encoding protein tyrosine phosphatase type IVA 2 is translated as MNRPAPVEISYENMRFLITHNPTNATLNKFTEELKKYGVTTLVRVCDATYDKAPVEKEGIHVLDWPFDDGAPPPNQIVDDWLNLLKTKFREEPGCCVAVHCVAGLGRAPVLVALALIECGMKYEDAVQFIRQKRRGAFNSKQLLYLEKYRPKMRLRVRDTNGHCCVQ